A window of Ranitomeya variabilis isolate aRanVar5 chromosome 2, aRanVar5.hap1, whole genome shotgun sequence contains these coding sequences:
- the KCTD19 gene encoding BTB/POZ domain-containing protein KCTD19 isoform X2: MPVPEKLSTSYRKTRKFSCRLSELPVKSSPSSGDRDKAPLGLFDHPFLNVQENVSYWFFHIDLLETYPGLVTDDNLLWFSDTFALIECGCQDVRFIGDLLNNGKFFLLEKFLDFEALEAEIQSLGIPGLLQVLYAEKKSSGYAGGSPQMVPSSSNNAAGRKGEPHRAMKPFYILALELLAKYPDSALGQLRIESSVDGSKLYIIGTGTLFLHELDGNLPTSLDQKLSGDLWFVLVSGQR, from the exons ATGCCTGTCCCTGAGAAGTTGTCCACCAGCTACCGGAAGACTCGTAAATTCAGCTGCCGCCTGTCTGAGCTGCCGGTGAAAAGTTCCCCATCTTCAG GCGATCGAGACAAAGCTCCTCTCGGCCTTTTTGACCACCCTTTTCTGAATGTGCAGGAAAACGTTTCTTACTGGTTCTTTCATATTGACCTGCTGGAGACATATCCTGGGCTGGTCACAGATGACAACTTGCTTTGGTTTTCAGACACTTTTGCTTTGATAGAATGTGGCTGTCAGGACGTCCGATTCATAG GAGACTTACTAAACAATGGAAAGTTTTTCTTGCTGGAGAAGTTCTTGGATTTTGAGGCTTTGGAAGCTGAAATCCAATCTCTGGGAATTCCAGGGCTGCTCCAGGTGCTCTACGCCGAAAAGAAATCCTCag GGtatgcaggtggcagcccccagatGGTACCGTCCTCCAGTAACAATGCAGCGGGTAGAAAAGGAGAACCGCACAGAGCAATGAAGCCTTTCTACATCCTGGCCCTGGAGCTATTGGCGAAGTACCCGGACTCTGCTCTGGGCCAGCTCAGAATAGAGAGCAGTGTGGATGGCAGCAAGTTGTATATCATCGGCACCGGGACCCTCTTCCTACAT GAATTGGATGggaacttgccgacttcccttgacCAGAAGCTTTCTGGAGATTTATGGTTTGTGCTTGTATCTGGACAGAGGTGA
- the KCTD19 gene encoding BTB/POZ domain-containing protein KCTD19 isoform X1 has translation MPVPEKLSTSYRKTRKFSCRLSELPVKSSPSSGDRDKAPLGLFDHPFLNVQENVSYWFFHIDLLETYPGLVTDDNLLWFSDTFALIECGCQDVRFIGDLLNNGKFFLLEKFLDFEALEAEIQSLGIPGLLQVLYAEKKSSGYAGGSPQMVPSSSNNAAGRKGEPHRAMKPFYILALELLAKYPDSALGQLRIESSVDGSKLYIIGTGTLFLHVRNWMGTCRLPLTRSFLEIYGLCLYLDRGDALYQPMREAVRSYLKSRASMDAGDTWTSEV, from the exons ATGCCTGTCCCTGAGAAGTTGTCCACCAGCTACCGGAAGACTCGTAAATTCAGCTGCCGCCTGTCTGAGCTGCCGGTGAAAAGTTCCCCATCTTCAG GCGATCGAGACAAAGCTCCTCTCGGCCTTTTTGACCACCCTTTTCTGAATGTGCAGGAAAACGTTTCTTACTGGTTCTTTCATATTGACCTGCTGGAGACATATCCTGGGCTGGTCACAGATGACAACTTGCTTTGGTTTTCAGACACTTTTGCTTTGATAGAATGTGGCTGTCAGGACGTCCGATTCATAG GAGACTTACTAAACAATGGAAAGTTTTTCTTGCTGGAGAAGTTCTTGGATTTTGAGGCTTTGGAAGCTGAAATCCAATCTCTGGGAATTCCAGGGCTGCTCCAGGTGCTCTACGCCGAAAAGAAATCCTCag GGtatgcaggtggcagcccccagatGGTACCGTCCTCCAGTAACAATGCAGCGGGTAGAAAAGGAGAACCGCACAGAGCAATGAAGCCTTTCTACATCCTGGCCCTGGAGCTATTGGCGAAGTACCCGGACTCTGCTCTGGGCCAGCTCAGAATAGAGAGCAGTGTGGATGGCAGCAAGTTGTATATCATCGGCACCGGGACCCTCTTCCTACATGTAAG GAATTGGATGggaacttgccgacttcccttgacCAGAAGCTTTCTGGAGATTTATGGTTTGTGCTTGTATCTGGACAGAGGTGATGCTCTTTATCAGCCCATGAGAGAAGCCGTCAGATCGTACCTGAAGTCCCGGGCCAGCATGGATGCAG GTGACACCTGGACATCCGAAGTCTGA